A genomic window from Brevibacillus agri includes:
- a CDS encoding helix-turn-helix transcriptional regulator, with protein sequence MFDPQTIETAPNGEMTVRTTMADDEWLTGMLLSYGDSVQVLAPDFIRQRIADTAKKMLACYETDQKR encoded by the coding sequence ATGTTTGATCCGCAAACGATTGAAACCGCGCCAAACGGCGAGATGACTGTCCGCACGACGATGGCAGACGATGAGTGGCTGACAGGCATGCTGCTCAGCTACGGCGACAGCGTGCAGGTGCTGGCGCCGGATTTCATCCGCCAGCGGATCGCGGATACGGCGAAAAAAATGTTGGCATGCTACGAGACAGACCAGAAACGTTGA
- the eutC gene encoding ethanolamine ammonia-lyase subunit EutC: MKQINMDDLIQRVMDELSKKTGEVIHFPEQKVRGVENPHNLEALERAMARTPARIGIGRAGTRMKTTSYLQFRIDQAAAHDAVMKSISPEWLQRLQLPELHSRATSMQEYLMNLDSGRLLSDESVRWLEQHGDKGKDVQIVISDGLSTSACEATIPDLLPALQQGLAMRNISVGKPVFIHKGRVWIQDQVAKIVNCKVVISLIGERPGLATAESLSAYMIYKPDAHTVESDRTVISNIHRGGTLPIEAGAYLAELLEDILKHQASGVKYMQLRAQNS; encoded by the coding sequence ATGAAACAGATCAACATGGATGACCTGATCCAGCGGGTCATGGATGAGCTTTCCAAAAAGACGGGGGAAGTGATTCACTTTCCCGAGCAAAAGGTGCGCGGCGTAGAAAATCCGCACAATCTGGAAGCATTGGAGCGGGCGATGGCGAGAACGCCGGCGCGCATCGGGATCGGCCGCGCAGGGACCAGAATGAAGACGACGAGCTATTTGCAGTTTCGCATCGACCAGGCGGCGGCACACGATGCGGTCATGAAATCGATCAGCCCGGAATGGCTGCAGCGGCTGCAACTCCCGGAGCTGCATTCGCGGGCGACGAGCATGCAGGAATATTTGATGAACCTCGACTCGGGGCGGCTGCTGTCCGACGAGTCGGTCAGATGGCTGGAGCAGCACGGCGACAAAGGCAAAGACGTGCAGATCGTCATCTCCGACGGACTGAGCACGTCTGCCTGCGAGGCGACGATTCCGGATTTGCTGCCCGCCCTGCAGCAAGGATTGGCGATGCGCAACATCAGCGTGGGCAAGCCGGTGTTCATTCACAAGGGACGGGTGTGGATTCAGGACCAGGTCGCCAAAATCGTCAATTGCAAAGTCGTCATCTCCCTGATCGGGGAAAGGCCGGGGCTTGCGACGGCAGAAAGTCTCAGTGCTTACATGATTTACAAACCGGACGCCCATACGGTAGAATCAGATCGAACGGTTATTTCTAATATTCATCGGGGCGGGACTTTGCCGATTGAAGCGGGAGCCTATCTCGCAGAGCTGCTGGAGGACATTTTGAAGCACCAGGCGAGCGGAGTCAAATATATGCAACTCCGCGCCCAAAACAGTTAG
- a CDS encoding ethanolamine ammonia-lyase subunit EutB gives MKLACVIRKEHYQFTSVRDVLAKASEEKSGDQMSKIAANSALERMAAKVVLSEMQLKDIYENPVIPYEKDEVTRIIYDDLNLSIYNEIKNWTVGELREYILSFSTGMPELTRISRGLTSEMIAATAKLMSSIDLVMASQKMRHQAYCNTLIGEPGRLAFRCQPNHPIDDPEGILASMKEGLSYGSGDAVIGINPNNDSVESVTKLLKMSHDFMQKWEIPTQNCVLAHITTQMQALRGGAPISLMFQSLAGSQRANEAFGVSKDLLDEAMELMLRKGTASGPNVMYFETGQGSEVSLDSHEGVDMQTLEARTYGFCRHWKPFMVNNVSGFIGPETLYDGRQMIRADLEDLFMGKLHGLPMGIAPTYTNHMYADQNDQEIAGMLTTLAGANFYMGVPGGDDVMLSYQDTSYHDDASYRELLGLRPLREFEKWLEKMGLMENGRLTERAGDLSVFD, from the coding sequence ATGAAATTGGCATGCGTCATCCGTAAAGAACATTACCAGTTCACATCCGTTCGCGATGTATTGGCGAAAGCGAGCGAAGAGAAGTCTGGCGACCAGATGAGCAAAATTGCAGCCAACTCCGCACTGGAGCGGATGGCGGCCAAAGTCGTCCTGAGCGAGATGCAGCTCAAGGACATCTACGAAAATCCGGTGATTCCGTACGAAAAAGACGAAGTCACCCGCATCATTTACGACGATTTGAATTTGTCGATCTACAACGAAATCAAAAACTGGACGGTCGGGGAGCTGCGCGAGTACATTTTGTCCTTTTCGACAGGCATGCCGGAGCTTACCCGGATCAGCCGCGGCTTGACCAGTGAAATGATTGCCGCGACCGCCAAGCTGATGTCGAGCATTGACCTGGTGATGGCTTCGCAAAAAATGAGGCACCAGGCGTACTGCAACACGCTCATCGGCGAGCCGGGCAGACTGGCGTTCCGGTGCCAGCCGAACCACCCGATTGACGATCCGGAGGGCATTCTCGCTTCGATGAAGGAAGGTCTGTCCTACGGCTCCGGCGATGCCGTCATCGGGATCAACCCGAACAACGACTCGGTTGAAAGCGTTACCAAACTGCTCAAGATGTCCCACGATTTCATGCAAAAATGGGAGATCCCGACGCAAAACTGCGTCCTCGCCCACATTACCACCCAGATGCAAGCATTGCGCGGCGGAGCGCCGATCTCCTTGATGTTCCAGAGCCTGGCTGGCTCGCAGCGGGCGAATGAAGCGTTTGGCGTCTCCAAAGATTTGCTGGACGAAGCGATGGAGTTGATGCTGCGAAAAGGCACGGCTTCGGGGCCGAACGTGATGTACTTTGAAACCGGGCAAGGCTCGGAGGTGTCGCTGGACTCGCACGAAGGCGTGGACATGCAGACGCTGGAGGCGCGTACGTACGGCTTTTGCCGCCACTGGAAGCCGTTCATGGTCAACAACGTCTCCGGGTTCATCGGGCCGGAAACGCTGTACGACGGCAGACAGATGATCCGTGCCGACCTGGAGGATTTGTTCATGGGCAAGCTGCACGGTTTGCCGATGGGAATTGCCCCTACCTACACGAACCACATGTACGCGGACCAAAACGACCAGGAAATTGCCGGGATGCTGACGACGCTTGCCGGAGCGAATTTTTACATGGGCGTGCCCGGCGGCGACGACGTCATGCTGAGCTATCAGGATACGAGCTACCACGACGATGCCAGCTACCGCGAGCTTTTGGGCCTGCGCCCGTTGCGCGAATTTGAAAAATGGCTGGAAAAAATGGGACTGATGGAAAACGGACGGCTGACAGAGCGGGCAGGCGATTTATCGGTTTTCGACTAA